Proteins encoded together in one Roseibacterium elongatum DSM 19469 window:
- the parE gene encoding DNA topoisomerase IV subunit B: MPNDLLSGTPEPQDYDASSIEVLEGLEPVRKRPGMYIGGTDERALHHLVAEVLDNSMDEAVAGHANRIEVELHADYAVTIRDNGRGIPVDPHPKFPDKSALEVILCTLHAGGKFSGKAYQTSGGLHGVGVSVVNALSDRLTVEVARNRELFAQEFSRGIPQGPVAKLGATANRRGTSVTFHADDQIFGHHRFKPARLFKMVRSKAYLFSGVEIRWKSAIDDGETPTEATFHFPGGLADYLTETLGNSATYTDAPFAGKVEFQPRFGVPGSVEWAITWSPARDGFIQSYCNTVPTPEGGTHEAGFWAAILKGIRAYGELVGNKKAGNINRDDLTSGGCALVSCFIAEPEFVGQTKDRLATTEAARLVEASVRDHFDNWLAANTKAAGSILDFLVLRAEERLRRRAEKETARKSATKRLRLPGKLVDCSTSAREGTELFIVEGDSAGGSAKMGRDRKTQALLPLRGKILNVLGAASSKLGQNAEISDLCQALGVGMGTKFNIEDLRYEKIIIMTDADVDGAHIASLLMTFFFSQMRPLIDKGHLYLACPPLFRLTQGARRVYCLDEAERDAWLEKGLGGKGKIDVSRFKGLGEMDAKDLKETTMDPASRKLIRVSIDDEVPGETGDLVERLMGKKPELRFQYIQENARFVEELDV, from the coding sequence ATGCCCAACGACCTGTTGTCCGGCACGCCCGAGCCGCAAGACTATGACGCCTCCTCGATCGAAGTTCTCGAGGGGTTGGAGCCCGTTCGCAAACGCCCCGGCATGTATATCGGCGGCACGGATGAGCGCGCGCTGCATCACCTCGTGGCCGAGGTGCTCGACAACTCGATGGACGAGGCGGTCGCCGGCCATGCCAACCGCATCGAGGTCGAGCTGCACGCGGATTACGCGGTCACGATCCGCGACAACGGGCGCGGCATCCCGGTCGATCCGCACCCGAAATTCCCCGACAAATCGGCGCTCGAGGTGATCCTGTGCACGCTGCACGCGGGCGGAAAGTTCTCGGGCAAGGCGTATCAGACCTCGGGCGGTCTGCATGGCGTGGGCGTCTCGGTGGTCAATGCCCTGTCGGATCGGCTGACGGTCGAGGTGGCGCGCAACCGCGAGCTGTTCGCGCAGGAGTTCTCGCGCGGCATCCCGCAAGGGCCCGTCGCGAAACTGGGCGCGACGGCCAACCGACGCGGCACCTCGGTCACCTTCCATGCCGATGACCAGATCTTTGGTCATCACCGGTTCAAGCCCGCGCGCCTGTTCAAGATGGTCCGCTCCAAGGCCTATCTGTTTTCGGGGGTCGAGATCCGCTGGAAATCGGCGATCGACGATGGCGAGACGCCCACCGAGGCCACGTTCCACTTTCCCGGCGGCCTCGCCGATTACCTGACCGAAACCTTGGGCAACTCCGCCACCTACACCGACGCGCCCTTTGCCGGGAAGGTCGAGTTCCAGCCCCGGTTCGGCGTGCCGGGATCGGTGGAATGGGCGATCACCTGGAGCCCCGCGCGCGACGGCTTCATCCAGTCCTACTGCAACACCGTGCCAACACCCGAGGGCGGCACGCACGAGGCCGGGTTCTGGGCCGCGATCCTGAAGGGCATCCGCGCCTATGGCGAATTGGTCGGCAACAAGAAGGCCGGCAACATCAACCGCGACGACCTGACCTCGGGCGGTTGCGCGCTGGTGTCGTGCTTCATCGCCGAGCCGGAATTCGTCGGCCAGACCAAGGACCGGCTGGCAACGACCGAGGCCGCGCGGCTGGTCGAGGCCAGCGTGCGCGACCATTTCGACAACTGGCTGGCGGCGAATACCAAGGCGGCCGGGTCGATCCTCGATTTCCTCGTACTGCGCGCCGAGGAACGCCTGCGCCGCCGCGCCGAGAAGGAAACCGCGCGCAAATCGGCCACCAAGCGCCTGCGCCTGCCCGGCAAGCTGGTCGATTGCTCGACCTCGGCCCGCGAGGGCACGGAACTGTTCATCGTCGAGGGCGACAGCGCGGGCGGCTCGGCCAAGATGGGCCGGGACCGCAAGACGCAGGCCCTGCTGCCGCTCAGGGGCAAGATCCTGAACGTGCTGGGCGCAGCCAGTTCGAAACTGGGCCAGAACGCCGAGATTTCCGACCTATGCCAGGCGCTTGGCGTCGGCATGGGCACCAAGTTCAACATCGAGGATCTGCGCTACGAGAAGATCATCATCATGACCGACGCCGACGTGGACGGGGCGCATATCGCCTCGCTGCTGATGACGTTTTTCTTCAGCCAGATGCGCCCGCTGATCGACAAGGGGCACCTTTACCTCGCCTGCCCGCCGCTGTTCCGCCTGACCCAAGGGGCGCGGCGTGTCTATTGCCTGGACGAGGCCGAACGCGACGCATGGCTGGAAAAGGGTCTGGGCGGCAAGGGCAAGATCGACGTCTCGCGATTCAAGGGCCTGGGCGAGATGGACGCGAAGGATTTGAAAGAGACCACGATGGACCCTGCCAGCCGCAAGCTGATCCGGGTGTCGATCGACGACGAGGTGCCGGGCGAGACCGGCGACCTGGTGGAGCGCCTGATGGGCAAGAAGCCGGAACTGCGCTTCCAGTACATCCAGGAGAACGCGCGGTTCGTGGAAGAGTTGGATGTATAG